A single region of the Vanacampus margaritifer isolate UIUO_Vmar chromosome 13, RoL_Vmar_1.0, whole genome shotgun sequence genome encodes:
- the LOC144062088 gene encoding protein FAM163A-like, producing MTAGTVVITGGILATVILLCIIAVLCYCRLQYYCCKKNGSDSGSNSLQHFECKTCSVSGPDGTIGTPLSLSPPEPPASSKPRKATAGRRRYCPTCSPYDSPFFIRSADEMRNGGERITYMPTHYENQALAMPLPAVQGSLLREAPRSRAPDFYTNTRAISTDV from the exons ATGACAGCTGGAACTGTTGTCATAACTGGAGGAATACTGGCCACAGTGATACTTCTGTGTATCATAGCTGTGCTCTGTTACTGTAGACTCCAG TACTACTGCTGTAAGAAGAATGGCTCTGACAGCGGCTCCAACTCTCTGCAACACTTTGAATGCAAAACCTGCAGCGTCTCCGGCCCGGATGGGACCATCGGCACGCCGCTGTCACTTTCACCCCCCGAACCACCCGCATCCTCCAAACCCAGGAAAGCCACAGCGGGGCGTCGCCGCTACTGCCCCACCTGCTCCCCGTACGACTCCCCCTTCTTCATCCGAAGCGCCGATGAGATGCGCAACGGAGGCGAGCGCATCACTTACATGCCCACGCACTACGAGAACCAGGCGCTGGCCATGCCGCTGCCCGCCGTGCAGGGATCCCTGCTGAGGGAGGCTCCACGGAGCAGAGCGCCCGATTTCTACACCAACACTCGAGCCATCAGCACAGATGTGTGA